In Sphaerospermopsis torques-reginae ITEP-024, the genomic window TCTTAAACCCAAAAAGTCCATTTTTAACAACCCCAGTGATTCTAAATCTTCCATAAAATACTGGGTAATTACTGAGCCGTCGTTATTACGTTGTAAAGGGACAATTTCATCTAAAGGTTCAGCAGAAATAACTACACCGGCTGCATGAACACCAAAGGTTTTGTTAGTTCCTTCAATTCGCATGGCCATATCTATCCAGCGGCGAACATTGGGATCATTATCATATTTAGCTTTAAATTCTGGTTCTGGGGTTTCATCAGAAATCATCACTTTGAGTTTTGTTGGTTTACCCCGTACCACTGGGATCATTTTCGCCATTTTGTCAGCGTCCCCATAGGGAATATCTAACACTCTGGCGACATCTTTTAATACTGCTTTGGATGTTAAACGGTTAAAAGTGATAATTTGGGCAACTCTATCAGCACCATATTTTCTAGTCACATAATCAATTACTTCATCCCGTTTTTCAATACAGAAATCTGTATCAATATCAGGCATTGATTTCCGTTCTGGGTTCAAAAATCGCTCAAATAGTAGGCCATGATGCACGGGATCTATATTAGTAATTCGCATGGCGTAAGCAACTAAAGAACCCGCAGCCGAACCCCGACCTAGACCAACGGGAATATTATTATCTCTAGCAAATTTGATGTAGTCCCACACTACTAAAAAGTAACTAGAAAAACCCATTTGCTGAATCATTTTTAGTTCATATTCTAATCTTTCTTTGTAGACTGGATCGACTTCGTTACGAGATTTACGATTTAATCTTTCTAGTAGTCCTTGCCAAGCTACTTCTTCAGCGTAAGTATCAGGAGTATGACCAGAAGGAATGGGAGGAGTGGGGATTTTTGGCTCATCCATGATATGGTAAGGCTCAACTTTATCCGCTACTTCTACTGTTGTCGCTATGGCTTCTTCTATAACATCATCGGGTAAATGATCACGAAATAATAATTTCATTTCTGCGGCAGATTTGAGATATTCTGTGCCGCTATATCGCATCCGGTTATCATCAACAATTAGTTTACCGGTTTGAATACAAAGTAAAGCATCGTGTGCTTCTACGTCAAAGCAAGAAATGTAATGAGAATCGTTAGTAGCGACAAATTTAATGCCTAATTCACGGGCAATTTTCACAATTTCGACATTAACGATTCTGTCTTCTTGTGAACCATGATCTTGAATTTCTAAATAAAAATCTCCACCAAATTCTTCTTTATACCATTTGGCAACTTTTCGGGCTGCATCTGGTCTACCACTAAGAATTGCTTGGGGAATTTCTCCCCCTAAACAAGCACTGGTGATAATTAAACCTTCTTTATATTGTTTGAGTAAATCTTTATTAATACAAGGACGGGAAAAAATACCTTTACCTTGTACACCTTTCAGATTAGAAATTGTGGTGAGTTTAACTAGGTTTTTATAACCTTTGGTATTTTTTGCTAAAACAACTTGATGATATTTGGGACGACGTTCTTGTTTTTCAATATCACCATTAATGATATACATTTCGTTGCCAATAATTGGCTTAAAACCAGGTTTATTGCGGCAGATTTTTATTAGTTCAACTGCTCCATACATGACACCATGATCTGTGAGGGCGATCGCTTTCATTCCTAGTGCGATCGCTTGATCTACTAACTCTAGTAGTTGACTAGCACCATCTAGCAAACTGTAGTCACTGTGAATATGTAAAGGTACAAAAGACATAAGCAATTAATCATTAATAATTAAGAATTTACAATGCAGCTATTTATAGCAGAATTTAGGAGTCGTAGGGGCGAAGCATTCAGAAAATAGTCTGTTCATAAAATTGATAATTGGTCGCCCGAATGCTTCCCCCGTACAGGAGTCAGGAGTCAGGAGTAAAACAGGCTTTGTGTCTAGGGTTCAATTTTGATTCTGTACCTCATTGATCTGCAATCTGCTGTAATAGCAATTTAGCTTGATGTTAAAATCAAATACAGCAGCTTTCAGC contains:
- a CDS encoding DNA polymerase III subunit alpha, whose translation is MSFVPLHIHSDYSLLDGASQLLELVDQAIALGMKAIALTDHGVMYGAVELIKICRNKPGFKPIIGNEMYIINGDIEKQERRPKYHQVVLAKNTKGYKNLVKLTTISNLKGVQGKGIFSRPCINKDLLKQYKEGLIITSACLGGEIPQAILSGRPDAARKVAKWYKEEFGGDFYLEIQDHGSQEDRIVNVEIVKIARELGIKFVATNDSHYISCFDVEAHDALLCIQTGKLIVDDNRMRYSGTEYLKSAAEMKLLFRDHLPDDVIEEAIATTVEVADKVEPYHIMDEPKIPTPPIPSGHTPDTYAEEVAWQGLLERLNRKSRNEVDPVYKERLEYELKMIQQMGFSSYFLVVWDYIKFARDNNIPVGLGRGSAAGSLVAYAMRITNIDPVHHGLLFERFLNPERKSMPDIDTDFCIEKRDEVIDYVTRKYGADRVAQIITFNRLTSKAVLKDVARVLDIPYGDADKMAKMIPVVRGKPTKLKVMISDETPEPEFKAKYDNDPNVRRWIDMAMRIEGTNKTFGVHAAGVVISAEPLDEIVPLQRNNDGSVITQYFMEDLESLGLLKMDFLGLRNLTLIQKTIDLIEHSKGYRIDPDDITRDERKAQKILAKGEHSTLPKDVSQAYSLLESGDLEGIFQLESSGMKQIVRDLKPSNIEDISSILALYRPGPLDAGLIPKFINRKHGREAIDYESQLLQPILNETYGIMVYQEQIMKIAQDMAGYSLGQADLLRRAMGKKKVAEMEKQKQNFIDGSAKNGVKPQVAEKLFADMLKFAEYCLSYETEVLTVEYGFLPIGEIVEKQIECSVFSVDNNGNVYTQPIAQWHNRGVQELYEYCLDDGSVIRATKDHKFMTTTGEMLPIDEIFEKGLDLLKVPNLPA